A single window of Taeniopygia guttata chromosome 1, bTaeGut7.mat, whole genome shotgun sequence DNA harbors:
- the CYSLTR2 gene encoding cysteinyl leukotriene receptor 2, whose product METLAQTMNISKVAVDGSFTNSSSNCTIDGFKQVIYPIVYLFIFFPGAVGNSLSIYVFFQTSQRTSVNIYMQNLAISDLMFVSTLPFRASYFLLGSHWIFGDILCRIMTYSLYMNMYCSIYFLAVLSVVRFVAIVHPFKHGQVTNTKYARITCAAIWIFVLLAASPLLNKGIAGYSNPVKCLDLHPPSTHRLLMMNSFVLVVGFILPFCTILFCYVFAIRALLKSRAQRSGRAICHRKALLTIVITLILSLICFLPYHILRTVHLLYSSCSQASLHKALVVTLCLAAMNNCLDPFLYYFAAENFKAKIRSLCCR is encoded by the coding sequence ATGGAGACGCTGGCTCAGACTATGAACATTTCCAAGGTGGCAGTAGATGGCAGCTTCACTAACAGCTCCTCCAACTGTACAATTGACGGTTTCAAACAAGTAATTTATCCCATCGTGTATCTCTTTATCTTCTTTCCGGGTGCTGTTGGAAACAGCCTCTCCATTTATGTTTTCTTCCAGACTTCGCAAAGGACCTCAGTAAACATTTACATGCAGAACTTGGCTATTTCAGACCTCATGTTTGTGAGCACTTTGCCCTTTCGGGCCTCATATTTCCTCTTGGGATCACATTGGATATTTGGCGACATCCTCTGCAGGATCATGACTTACAGCTTGTACATGAATATGTACTGCAGCATTTATTTCCTCGCTGTGCTCAGCGTGGTTCGTTTTGTAGCCATCGTCCACCCCTTCAAACATGGACAAGTGACCAACACGAAGTATGCCAGGATTACCTGTGCAGCCATATGGATCTTTGTGCTGTTAGCTGCCAGCCCTCTGTTAAACAAGGGAATCGCTGGCTACAGCAACCCAGTCAAATGCTTGGACCTCCACCcccccagcacacacaggctcctcatgaTGAACAGCTTTGTCCTCGTCGTGGGCTTCATTCTGCCATTCTGCACAATTTTGTTCTGCTATGTCTTTGCCATCAGAGCGCTGCTCAAGTCCAGGGCTCAGCGGAGCGGGAGGGCAATCTGTCACAGGAAGGCACTGTTAACCATTGTCATCACTCTCATCCTCTCCCTCATCTGTTTCCTGCCATATCACATCCTGCGCACTGTCCACCTGCTGTatagcagctgcagccaggccagcctGCACAAGGCGTTGGTGGTCACTCTCTGCCTCGCTGCCATGAACAACTGCCTCGACCCTTTTCTCTATTACTTTGCTGCTgaaaatttcaaagcaaaaatcaGAAGTTTGTGCTGCAGATAG